From the genome of Geminocystis herdmanii PCC 6308, one region includes:
- a CDS encoding DUF2887 domain-containing protein: MKTDKLFYRIFLNQPSLISELIPEIPEGCQFDYNAPVVKEKEFRLDGLLTPLGGDENVPLVFLEAQMQNDIEFYSRYFGGIFVYIHQYKVKRNWRGLLILNNRNQELGCEIPYQNLLNNQVQRLFLSDLLGKENLSPNLAILKLIVTPENQAVSEAQKILENTQTQEEFNLRLDLVEAILVNKFPKLTIEEIQKMINLREADITQTRFYQQVLEIGRTEGRTEGRTEGRTEGTQWGEANMVIRQLNRRCGNISDTLQAKVRSLSIPQLESLGEALLDFQDIGDLENWLINHTSD, from the coding sequence ATGAAAACTGATAAGTTATTTTACCGTATCTTTTTAAATCAACCCAGTCTCATCTCGGAATTAATCCCCGAAATTCCCGAAGGTTGTCAATTTGATTATAACGCTCCCGTAGTCAAAGAAAAAGAGTTTCGTCTTGATGGATTATTAACACCCCTCGGCGGTGATGAAAATGTACCCCTAGTGTTTCTCGAAGCACAAATGCAGAATGACATTGAATTTTACAGTCGTTATTTTGGGGGTATATTCGTCTATATTCATCAGTATAAAGTCAAAAGAAATTGGCGAGGATTATTAATTTTAAATAACCGTAATCAAGAATTAGGTTGTGAAATTCCTTATCAAAATTTACTAAATAATCAAGTACAAAGGTTATTTTTATCAGACTTATTAGGGAAAGAAAATTTAAGCCCAAATTTAGCAATATTAAAATTAATTGTTACTCCAGAAAATCAAGCCGTATCCGAAGCTCAAAAAATCTTAGAAAACACTCAAACTCAAGAGGAGTTTAACTTAAGATTAGATTTAGTGGAGGCTATACTGGTAAATAAATTCCCTAAACTAACTATCGAGGAGATACAAAAAATGATTAACTTAAGAGAAGCAGACATCACTCAAACTCGTTTTTATCAACAAGTCTTAGAAATTGGACGTACAGAAGGACGTACAGAAGGACGTACAGAAGGACGTACAGAAGGAACACAATGGGGGGAGGCAAACATGGTTATTCGTCAGTTGAATCGCCGTTGTGGTAATATTAGCGATACTTTACAAGCAAAAGTTCGATCGCTCTCCATTCCTCAATTAGAATCATTAGGGGAAGCCTTACTAGATTTTCAAGATATTGGCGATTTAGAGAATTGGTTAATTAACCACACTTCCGATTAA
- a CDS encoding beta strand repeat-containing protein: protein MTPGLGALANNGGVTKTHALLTGSRAINAGLTVLISQDLADIDGDGNRSEAVPFEQRGNGYTRVTGSRVDIGAFEVQSNPSLSIGNMIITEGDSGTKNAVFTVTRAGTATQSISVNYATANGSATAGSDYVAKTGTLTFATNETTKTISIVINGDTVSEFDETFLVNLSNATNATIFNSQGFGTITNDDAVLTGSPISLYVNTFFDENDGSASTGAGLSLRDAIIIANNNPTNDYIINLAGGQTYFLTVGSSDEDNGLGGDLDVVDGANVTIRTNGASPATINATTLLGDGDRVLDVLSGGALTLEKVVVTGGRNTFGTGIYNSGTLNVFQTTISNNSNNSYGGGIYNGGDLTIAHSTISDNIASYGGGIINYGTTTIANSTISGNSANFQGGGIYNGSSNGVLLINSTITNNLADADNNSSSGDGGGIYNSSGNVALRNTIIAGNFDTPNNTSSKTKNPDIRGSVQGNGYNLIGNLTGASGTIGTGSDIVLTSGQTAGLGALANNGGVTKTHALLSGSRAINAGLTVLISQDFADIDGDGNRSEAVPRDQRGGNFARISGSSVDIGAFEFQPTTTLPTLRINDRTIVEGNSGTKNMVFTVTRTGTALQPITLNYATANGTTNPATAGSDYVAKTGSLSFATNETSKTISVVINGDTTIEPNETFFVNLSGATNATIADNQGRGTITNDDFPSLAINDRTIVEGNSGTKNMVFTVTRTGTALQPITVNYATANGTATAGSDYVAKSGSLSFATNETSKTISIVINGDTTVEPNETFFVNLSNATNATISDNQGLGTITNDDSSNLLLVGDANNNNLVGGAGNDTLQGLGGNDTLRGGAGNDRIEGGTGADSMVGGTGNDTYFVDSTLDRVIENANEGTDTVSSSISYLLGSNLENLTLTGTSNLTGIGNALNNRITGNSGANIINGNDGNDTLLGGGGNDNLNGGNGNDRIDGGTGNDKLMGSNGNDVLLGGDGNDTLIGGNGADTLTGGIGVDRFVFKYADEGIDRITDFSVTQGDKIVVSASGFDGGLTANANLTSSQFRLGSSASNASQRFIYNSSNGALLFDQDGNGIIPSLQIGTLSTGLALTNTSIFVES from the coding sequence ATAACCCCAGGTTTAGGGGCGTTAGCTAATAATGGTGGTGTGACGAAAACTCATGCTTTATTAACGGGTAGTCGTGCCATTAATGCTGGTTTAACGGTGTTAATCAGTCAAGATTTAGCTGACATTGACGGCGACGGCAACCGCAGTGAAGCAGTACCTTTTGAGCAACGGGGTAACGGCTACACTCGTGTTACGGGAAGTCGAGTTGATATTGGTGCTTTTGAAGTACAAAGTAATCCTTCTTTATCCATTGGCAATATGATCATAACCGAAGGCGATAGCGGTACGAAAAATGCGGTGTTTACCGTAACTCGTGCGGGTACAGCAACTCAAAGTATTAGTGTGAATTATGCTACGGCAAATGGTTCAGCTACCGCAGGAAGTGATTATGTCGCCAAAACTGGTACTTTAACCTTTGCAACCAATGAAACCACAAAAACCATCTCCATCGTTATTAACGGTGACACCGTCTCAGAATTTGATGAAACATTTTTAGTCAATCTTAGTAATGCTACTAATGCCACTATCTTTAACAGTCAAGGTTTTGGCACAATTACTAATGACGATGCTGTTTTAACAGGTAGTCCTATTAGTCTTTACGTTAATACTTTCTTTGATGAAAATGACGGCAGTGCCTCCACCGGTGCAGGTTTATCTTTAAGGGATGCCATTATTATTGCCAATAACAACCCCACCAATGACTATATTATCAATTTAGCAGGGGGACAAACTTATTTCTTAACAGTTGGTTCATCAGATGAAGATAATGGCTTAGGAGGTGACTTAGATGTTGTTGATGGGGCAAATGTTACTATTCGCACTAATGGAGCATCCCCAGCTACTATTAACGCCACCACCCTTTTAGGAGATGGAGATCGAGTTCTTGACGTGTTATCAGGGGGGGCTTTAACCCTTGAAAAAGTGGTAGTAACAGGAGGAAGAAATACCTTTGGAACTGGTATTTATAACTCAGGTACATTAAACGTTTTTCAAACTACCATTAGTAATAACTCTAATAATTCTTATGGTGGTGGTATTTATAATGGAGGTGACTTAACCATCGCCCATAGCACTATTAGTGATAATATTGCTTCTTATGGTGGTGGAATTATCAATTATGGTACAACAACCATCGCTAATAGTACCATTAGTGGTAACTCTGCCAATTTTCAGGGAGGTGGTATTTATAATGGTAGTAGTAATGGTGTTTTATTGATTAATAGCACTATTACCAATAACCTTGCTGATGCTGATAATAATAGTTCATCTGGTGATGGTGGTGGTATTTATAATAGTTCTGGTAATGTCGCCTTAAGAAATACCATCATTGCAGGTAATTTTGATACCCCAAATAATACTAGTAGTAAAACCAAAAATCCTGATATTCGTGGTTCAGTGCAGGGTAACGGTTATAACCTTATTGGTAATTTAACAGGGGCTAGTGGCACGATAGGTACTGGTAGCGATATTGTTTTAACATCAGGGCAAACCGCAGGTTTAGGGGCATTGGCTAATAATGGTGGTGTGACGAAAACCCATGCTTTATTAAGTGGTAGTCGTGCCATTAATGCAGGTTTAACGGTGTTAATCAGTCAAGATTTTGCCGATATTGACGGCGACGGCAACCGCAGTGAAGCAGTACCAAGAGATCAAAGAGGTGGTAATTTTGCGAGGATTAGTGGCAGTAGTGTGGATATTGGTGCATTTGAATTTCAACCTACGACAACTTTACCCACCCTACGCATCAACGATCGAACCATTGTAGAGGGTAATAGTGGCACAAAAAACATGGTATTTACCGTCACTCGCACGGGAACAGCATTACAACCCATTACCCTTAATTATGCCACTGCAAACGGCACAACTAATCCTGCCACTGCCGGAAGTGATTATGTAGCCAAGACAGGTAGTTTAAGTTTTGCTACCAATGAAACCAGTAAAACCATTTCGGTAGTAATTAATGGGGATACAACGATCGAACCTAATGAGACTTTCTTTGTCAATCTCAGTGGTGCGACTAATGCAACCATAGCTGATAATCAAGGACGAGGTACAATTACCAATGATGATTTTCCTAGCCTTGCCATCAACGATCGAACCATTGTAGAGGGTAATAGTGGCACAAAAAACATGGTATTCACCGTCACTCGCACAGGTACGGCATTACAACCAATTACCGTTAATTATGCCACCGCTAACGGCACAGCTACCGCAGGAAGTGATTATGTTGCCAAAAGTGGTAGTTTGAGTTTTGCCACCAATGAAACCAGTAAAACCATTTCTATTGTGATTAATGGGGATACAACTGTAGAGCCTAACGAGACATTCTTTGTTAACCTCAGTAATGCTACTAATGCAACTATTTCCGATAATCAAGGTTTAGGAACAATTACCAACGATGATAGTAGTAACCTATTATTGGTAGGGGATGCTAATAATAATAATCTTGTGGGCGGTGCAGGTAATGATACCTTACAAGGATTAGGTGGTAATGACACTTTGCGAGGTGGGGCAGGAAACGATCGAATAGAAGGAGGTACTGGTGCTGATAGCATGGTGGGAGGTACGGGTAACGATACCTACTTTGTGGATAGTACGCTCGATCGAGTTATCGAAAATGCCAACGAGGGTACAGATACTGTAAGTTCTAGTATTAGCTATCTTTTAGGCAGTAACCTAGAAAACCTCACCTTAACAGGTACAAGTAACCTTACGGGTATTGGCAACGCCCTAAATAATCGCATTACTGGTAACAGTGGGGCAAATATCATTAACGGTAACGATGGTAACGATACCCTTTTAGGAGGAGGAGGTAATGATAACCTTAACGGGGGTAACGGTAACGATCGCATTGACGGAGGCACGGGTAATGATAAGTTAATGGGTAGTAATGGTAACGATGTGTTACTAGGTGGCGATGGTAACGATACCTTAATAGGTGGAAATGGTGCAGATACTTTGACAGGAGGTATTGGAGTCGATCGATTTGTGTTTAAATATGCCGATGAAGGGATCGATCGAATTACTGATTTCTCTGTAACCCAAGGGGATAAAATTGTGGTGTCGGCTTCTGGTTTTGATGGTGGTTTAACCGCAAATGCCAACTTAACCTCCTCTCAATTCCGTCTCGGTAGTAGTGCAAGTAATGCCAGTCAAAGATTTATTTATAATAGTAGCAATGGAGCTTTATTATTTGATCAAGACGGCAATGGAATTATTCCATCGTTACAAATCGGCACTTTAAGTACTGGTTTAGCCTTAACAAATACCAGTATTTTTGTGGAAAGTTAA
- a CDS encoding IS607 family transposase, with the protein MSNFLSIKSASDLLGVSTKTLRRWEKEGKITSTRTEGGHRRYDISTLLKNKSDNSLTIGYARVSSYDQKDDLNRQIIVLESYSSSHGWDFEIIQDLGSGMNYKKKGLIRLIKLICSYQVDRLIITHKDRLLRFGSDLIFSLCEIFGTEVIIINRSEDSSFEEDLAKDVLEIITVFSARLYGSRSHKNKQIVEQLKEVAKNLE; encoded by the coding sequence ATGTCCAATTTTTTATCGATAAAATCGGCATCTGATTTATTGGGAGTATCCACAAAGACTTTGCGTAGGTGGGAAAAAGAGGGGAAAATAACCTCTACTCGTACAGAAGGTGGACATAGACGATATGATATTTCTACTTTACTCAAAAATAAATCGGATAATTCCTTAACAATTGGTTATGCCAGAGTTTCTAGTTATGACCAAAAAGATGACTTAAATCGTCAAATAATAGTATTAGAATCTTATTCTTCTAGTCATGGTTGGGATTTTGAAATAATCCAAGATTTAGGCTCAGGTATGAACTATAAAAAGAAAGGATTAATTAGGTTAATTAAATTAATTTGTTCTTATCAAGTTGACCGATTAATTATTACTCATAAAGATAGATTATTACGATTTGGTTCTGATTTAATCTTTTCTTTATGTGAAATATTTGGCACAGAAGTTATAATTATTAACAGAAGTGAAGATTCTAGTTTTGAGGAAGATTTAGCCAAAGATGTACTAGAAATAATTACAGTATTCTCAGCAAGATTATATGGTAGTAGAAGTCATAAAAACAAACAAATCGTAGAACAATTAAAAGAGGTAGCAAAAAATCTTGAGTAA
- a CDS encoding IS200/IS605 family accessory protein TnpB-related protein: protein MIFGGKKLWYAQFNLKENGYSSHQEWLKDWQKCRSSQFTLVGSKDEKNGNQNCQLLANGTLKIRVPSCYESIFGKYYLIENVKFSYGQSDVEYALNNAQALTFRFVKKDEKWYIFCSFDLPETPTISDNKNGMLGIDLNPNIIGWSYVDHDGNLKAKGQIKINVRDKNTNQTKAIIGDAVKKLVKLAYQYECPISVENLDFERKKATMKEEGVKYSRMLSNFAYSCFLDMLNSCAFKHGIEVIKVNPAFSSLIGLTKFMRLYGLSSDTAAGLVLARRALRKKEGIPTSYARLVQVDSSRHVWSFWNALSKKLKSVKRHSFFNSVSNREVEVKLLDELHSDRFNGKSQDTFITRRDSLSRVVNNSVRLTQKW from the coding sequence ATGATATTCGGGGGTAAAAAACTATGGTATGCTCAATTTAATTTAAAGGAGAATGGTTATTCTAGTCACCAAGAATGGTTAAAAGACTGGCAAAAATGTCGTAGTTCACAATTTACTTTAGTGGGTTCAAAAGATGAAAAGAATGGTAATCAAAATTGTCAATTATTAGCTAATGGTACTTTAAAAATAAGAGTACCATCTTGTTATGAGTCCATTTTTGGGAAGTATTATCTAATCGAAAATGTCAAGTTTAGCTATGGACAAAGTGATGTAGAATACGCTTTAAATAATGCACAAGCATTAACTTTTAGATTTGTCAAAAAAGATGAAAAATGGTATATATTTTGTAGTTTTGATTTGCCTGAAACTCCCACTATATCTGATAATAAAAATGGAATGTTAGGGATAGATTTAAACCCAAATATTATCGGTTGGAGTTATGTTGATCATGATGGAAATTTAAAGGCAAAAGGACAAATTAAAATCAATGTTCGAGATAAAAATACTAATCAAACAAAAGCAATTATAGGCGATGCAGTCAAGAAATTAGTAAAATTAGCTTATCAATATGAGTGTCCAATTAGTGTAGAAAATTTAGATTTTGAACGAAAAAAAGCAACAATGAAGGAAGAAGGAGTTAAATATTCTCGAATGTTATCAAACTTTGCTTATAGTTGTTTTTTAGATATGTTAAATAGTTGTGCTTTTAAACATGGAATTGAAGTAATAAAAGTTAATCCTGCCTTTTCAAGTTTAATCGGATTAACAAAATTTATGAGACTTTATGGTTTGTCGAGCGATACAGCAGCCGGGTTGGTATTGGCAAGACGGGCATTAAGAAAAAAAGAGGGTATTCCAACCAGTTACGCCCGATTAGTTCAAGTTGATTCTAGTCGGCACGTCTGGAGTTTTTGGAATGCTCTGTCGAAGAAACTCAAAAGCGTAAAACGTCATAGTTTCTTCAATAGTGTCTCTAACAGAGAAGTAGAGGTCAAGCTATTAGATGAGTTACATAGTGACAGGTTTAATGGCAAGTCGCAAGACACTTTTATTACAAGGCGAGATTCCTTGTCACGAGTCGTTAACAATTCTGTTCGGTTAACGCAAAAATGGTAG
- a CDS encoding DUF4351 domain-containing protein: MTEINANYDEPWKEAIGDYFNHFLDFFFPEVYNLIDWLKPITSLDKELQKITADSSDSKRLVDKLFQVCLKDEQEVWILVHIEVQSQYDSDFNQRMFIYHYRTFDLYRKPVISLAILGDEKEKWRPSNYGYDLGGCKLKLDFPTIKLLDYQKKWAELEINLNPFAMMIMAHLKTKATTSNLTEREQWKWYLIRSLYDKKYSKLEIVKLFKFIDAMMTLPSLLQQNLNQKIIKYEEEKIMPLVSPFERMAKEEGLKLGLDQLQQRIDRDKELIIRQLTKKLGTINTDLQTQVKALNIDDLETLAEDFLDFNSIEDLQQWLSKF, from the coding sequence ATGACAGAAATAAACGCTAATTATGATGAACCTTGGAAGGAGGCGATCGGAGATTATTTCAATCATTTTTTAGACTTCTTTTTTCCAGAAGTATATAATCTCATTGACTGGTTAAAACCGATAACATCTTTAGATAAAGAATTACAGAAAATCACCGCCGATTCTTCGGATAGTAAAAGATTGGTGGATAAACTGTTTCAAGTATGTTTGAAAGATGAACAAGAAGTGTGGATTTTAGTTCACATCGAAGTACAAAGTCAATATGATAGCGACTTTAATCAACGAATGTTTATTTACCATTATCGTACCTTTGACTTGTATCGGAAACCAGTGATTAGTCTTGCTATACTAGGAGATGAAAAAGAAAAATGGCGACCATCCAATTATGGTTATGATTTAGGAGGATGTAAATTAAAGCTAGATTTCCCCACAATTAAACTATTAGATTATCAAAAAAAATGGGCAGAATTAGAAATAAATTTAAACCCTTTTGCCATGATGATAATGGCACACTTAAAAACCAAAGCAACCACCAGTAATTTAACAGAAAGAGAACAATGGAAATGGTATCTAATCAGGAGTTTATACGATAAAAAATACAGTAAATTAGAAATAGTAAAACTGTTTAAATTTATCGATGCGATGATGACTTTACCATCATTATTGCAACAAAATTTGAATCAAAAAATTATTAAATACGAGGAGGAAAAAATTATGCCCTTAGTTAGTCCTTTTGAAAGAATGGCAAAAGAAGAAGGTTTAAAGCTAGGTTTAGATCAACTACAGCAAAGAATAGATCGAGATAAGGAATTAATTATTCGTCAATTAACTAAGAAATTGGGAACAATTAATACGGATTTACAAACACAAGTAAAAGCTCTAAATATAGATGATTTAGAAACTTTAGCTGAGGATTTCTTAGATTTTAATTCTATTGAAGATTTACAACAATGGTTAAGTAAGTTCTAA
- the dnaN gene encoding DNA polymerase III subunit beta has protein sequence MKIVCSQVDLKNNLSLVSRAVPSRPTHPILANVLLVADDDKNRVTLTGFDLSLGMRTSFSAEVEEGGTITLPAKLLNDIIGRLPEGEVSLSYEEDELDDNPLVAIDALSGKFQLRGVRGDEFPELPTVEKKEAFLLPISALTEGLKGSLFSASGDETKQILTGVHLTRDLDTLEFAATDGHRLAVVKTSEEGEEKTEDSPVTDDDNFSITIPARALRELEKIISGDKDNGSVALYVDQGQVVFEVDEQHLTSRKLEGAYPNYNQLIPKNFERTMILDRKQVIESLERVSVFTDQKNNLVKFKLEPDNSQVVLSVEAKELGNAKSSISAEITGEGFEIGFNIKYLMDGLKALSANDIKFQLNGATQPVIITPLSGLQMTYLIMPVQIRE, from the coding sequence GTGAAAATAGTTTGTTCTCAAGTTGATCTTAAAAATAATTTATCATTAGTTAGTCGCGCTGTGCCATCTCGCCCTACCCATCCCATTTTGGCGAATGTCTTGTTAGTGGCAGATGACGACAAAAATCGAGTCACCCTTACGGGATTTGATTTAAGTTTAGGGATGCGCACCAGTTTTAGTGCAGAGGTGGAGGAAGGAGGCACAATTACTCTTCCTGCGAAGTTGTTAAATGATATTATTGGGCGTTTACCCGAAGGAGAGGTTTCTTTATCCTATGAAGAAGACGAGTTAGACGATAATCCTTTGGTTGCTATCGATGCTTTATCAGGTAAATTTCAGTTACGGGGAGTAAGGGGGGATGAATTTCCTGAATTACCTACCGTTGAAAAGAAAGAAGCCTTTTTATTACCTATCTCCGCTTTAACTGAAGGCTTGAAAGGCTCGTTATTTTCTGCTAGTGGTGATGAAACTAAGCAAATTTTAACTGGTGTTCATCTTACCAGAGATTTGGATACTCTGGAGTTTGCCGCTACTGACGGGCATCGCTTGGCGGTGGTTAAAACCAGTGAAGAAGGAGAAGAAAAAACCGAAGATTCCCCTGTGACTGATGATGATAATTTTAGTATTACTATACCCGCTAGGGCTTTAAGAGAGTTAGAAAAAATTATTTCTGGTGACAAGGATAATGGCTCGGTGGCTTTGTATGTTGATCAAGGACAAGTTGTCTTTGAAGTTGATGAACAACATCTTACCAGTCGTAAGTTAGAGGGTGCTTATCCTAACTATAATCAGTTAATCCCCAAAAACTTTGAACGTACTATGATTCTCGATCGAAAACAAGTAATTGAGAGTTTAGAGAGAGTATCTGTCTTTACCGATCAAAAAAATAATTTAGTTAAGTTTAAGCTAGAGCCTGATAATAGTCAAGTGGTTTTGTCGGTGGAAGCGAAAGAGTTAGGTAACGCAAAATCTAGTATTAGTGCGGAAATCACTGGAGAGGGTTTTGAAATTGGTTTCAATATCAAATACCTGATGGATGGTTTAAAGGCATTATCAGCTAATGATATTAAGTTTCAGCTTAACGGTGCAACTCAACCAGTCATTATCACTCCCCTAAGCGGTTTACAAATGACTTATTTAATTATGCCCGTGCAAATCCGAGAATAG
- a CDS encoding bifunctional sterol desaturase/short chain dehydrogenase — MINSSLFMAISIALISLVWVELVRDCYHFLAHIWQPLGRLHNWHHRVFKPDLSLNSVEIYRQAQWYNDVPESLVMLIFSIGFALFFITLGWITPSYQWLAWTGSLYTLTFTGGAIARGLGVPNADEITDVTHRQGDFTAIPANFFVNRSYHWRHHFDDQNAYFCGTLTIVDRIMGTALSLKGKKIAITGANGTLGQELIKQLYLKGAKVTALTSQEKPLFITHKNQEIPIKTITWQIGEESKLNSIFEKTDILIINHGINVYGDMSANAIGNSYEINAFSGWRLMELFLTTVRNNQDKATKEIWVNTSEAEVNPAFSPLYEMSKRTMGELVTMKRVNSPCIIRKLILGPFKSNLNPIGIMSADWVAKQIVNLAVRDFRDIIVTINPLTYIFFPIKELMTSTYFRLLSSKSES, encoded by the coding sequence ATGATTAATAGTTCACTTTTCATGGCAATCTCCATCGCACTAATATCCCTAGTATGGGTAGAATTAGTCAGAGACTGCTATCACTTTTTAGCCCATATTTGGCAACCCTTGGGGCGTTTACACAACTGGCATCATCGAGTATTTAAGCCAGATTTATCTCTCAACAGCGTAGAGATTTATCGTCAAGCACAATGGTACAATGATGTACCAGAATCCCTTGTCATGCTCATATTTAGTATTGGTTTTGCCCTATTCTTCATCACTTTAGGATGGATTACCCCAAGTTATCAATGGTTAGCATGGACAGGATCACTCTATACTTTAACATTCACTGGGGGGGCGATCGCAAGGGGTTTAGGTGTACCAAATGCTGACGAAATTACAGATGTTACCCACCGTCAAGGAGACTTTACAGCTATTCCAGCGAATTTTTTTGTCAATCGTAGCTATCATTGGCGACACCACTTCGATGATCAAAACGCTTATTTTTGCGGTACATTAACTATAGTCGATCGAATCATGGGAACAGCATTATCATTAAAAGGGAAAAAAATTGCCATCACCGGTGCTAATGGTACACTAGGACAAGAATTAATTAAACAACTATACTTAAAAGGGGCAAAAGTCACCGCCTTAACTTCCCAAGAAAAGCCCTTATTTATTACCCATAAAAACCAAGAAATCCCTATTAAAACTATTACTTGGCAAATTGGCGAAGAATCAAAACTAAATAGTATTTTCGAGAAAACAGATATTTTAATCATCAATCACGGCATTAACGTTTATGGTGATATGAGTGCAAATGCCATCGGAAACTCTTATGAAATTAATGCTTTTTCAGGTTGGCGATTAATGGAATTATTTTTAACAACTGTACGCAATAACCAAGATAAAGCCACCAAGGAAATTTGGGTAAACACCTCCGAAGCGGAAGTTAACCCTGCATTTAGTCCTCTGTATGAAATGAGTAAGCGGACAATGGGGGAATTAGTCACCATGAAAAGAGTTAACTCTCCTTGCATCATCAGAAAATTGATTTTAGGTCCTTTTAAAAGTAACCTTAACCCTATTGGTATTATGTCGGCGGATTGGGTAGCCAAGCAGATTGTCAATTTAGCCGTGAGGGATTTTCGAGATATTATCGTCACCATCAACCCTTTAACCTATATTTTCTTCCCTATCAAAGAATTGATGACATCAACTTATTTTCGCCTTCTCTCCAGCAAAAGTGAATCATAA
- a CDS encoding glycosyltransferase family 39 protein — MGNKVRSNSQYWLKIVIIIVILWGVFFRVTNIDKKIYWEDEVYTSLRVAGYKSYQISDKLFHGNIITNQDVLHFQILQPETTFNDTWQTLKTAPEHPPLYYILLRFWQDIFGSSITINRSLSIVFSLLCFPAIYWLALELFKDNFFGLIAVALISISPMQILYAQEARQYSLFTLTIILSSLFFLKAVKSNKIYDWLLYSFALTLVFYTSLLSVFLPIINTIYIYSIKVKNNFNIKLNFWKYTILSIIFFSPWIFIVLFNLTLLKNRTKWMYIDKSIFSLVYACFFNFTKLFVFSRVKEINWILTLIIIIFIIYCLYYLIKNTDKNIWLHCLLFAIIPTIALLLSDIIFGSIRSNLSRYLFPAYVSIYLTITYTFGTKIKLNSKIWSIIFCLFITIQLIYNSHLSSSEYSWNKEQHQSVLNLQIANIINDNQNSLVITQIDKSYRIAHFISLSYQLKPETKSLFLPEDTELKYYPEFPHIYLLNPSPFLMNKVKTVYNGTLEQKNELLYKVIINNQKSNN; from the coding sequence ATGGGAAATAAAGTTCGATCGAACTCTCAATATTGGTTAAAAATAGTTATCATCATTGTTATTCTTTGGGGTGTTTTTTTTCGAGTAACTAATATTGATAAAAAAATTTATTGGGAAGATGAAGTTTATACTTCTTTAAGAGTAGCAGGTTATAAAAGCTATCAAATTAGTGACAAGTTATTCCATGGAAATATTATTACTAATCAGGATGTTTTACATTTTCAAATTTTACAACCAGAAACTACCTTCAATGATACTTGGCAAACTTTAAAAACTGCACCTGAACATCCACCATTATATTATATCTTATTGAGATTTTGGCAGGATATATTTGGAAGTTCCATAACGATTAATCGAAGTTTGTCAATTGTCTTTAGCTTATTATGTTTCCCTGCTATTTATTGGTTAGCGTTAGAACTTTTTAAAGATAATTTTTTTGGTTTAATAGCAGTAGCTTTAATCTCAATTTCTCCGATGCAAATTTTATATGCACAGGAAGCTAGACAATATAGTTTATTTACCCTTACGATTATTTTATCTAGTCTATTCTTTTTAAAAGCAGTTAAAAGTAATAAAATATATGATTGGCTTTTATATAGTTTTGCTCTTACATTAGTTTTTTATACTTCTTTATTATCAGTATTTTTACCGATTATTAATACTATTTATATTTATTCTATTAAAGTTAAAAATAATTTTAATATCAAGTTAAATTTTTGGAAATATACTATTTTAAGTATAATTTTTTTTAGTCCTTGGATATTTATCGTTTTGTTTAATTTGACGTTATTGAAAAACAGAACAAAATGGATGTATATAGATAAATCTATTTTTTCTTTAGTTTATGCTTGTTTTTTTAATTTTACAAAACTATTTGTTTTTTCAAGGGTTAAAGAAATTAATTGGATTCTCACTCTAATAATAATAATTTTTATTATATATTGTTTATATTATTTAATCAAAAATACCGATAAAAATATTTGGCTTCATTGTCTTTTATTTGCTATAATTCCTACTATAGCACTATTATTATCCGACATAATTTTTGGCTCTATTCGTTCTAATTTGTCTCGTTATTTATTTCCTGCTTATGTCAGTATTTATTTAACGATAACTTATACTTTTGGCACAAAAATTAAGCTAAATTCTAAAATATGGTCAATTATTTTTTGTCTATTTATAACTATTCAACTTATTTATAATAGTCATCTTTCTTCTTCAGAATATTCTTGGAATAAAGAACAACATCAAAGTGTATTAAATTTACAAATAGCTAATATTATTAATGATAACCAAAACTCTCTAGTAATTACACAAATAGATAAATCTTATCGAATTGCTCATTTTATTTCTTTGAGTTATCAACTAAAACCAGAAACAAAATCACTATTTTTACCAGAAGATACTGAACTAAAATACTATCCTGAATTTCCCCATATTTATCTTTTAAATCCGTCTCCTTTTTTGATGAATAAAGTTAAAACTGTTTATAATGGTACATTAGAGCAAAAAAATGAATTACTTTATAAAGTAATTATTAATAATCAAAAAAGTAACAATTAA